In Desulfomicrobium apsheronum, a single window of DNA contains:
- a CDS encoding PAS domain-containing protein, with translation MPTPLESTEARDDECMAAYLAMLPALAWRVDIVRNDITFLNAHTIPSLGEQAKSVLQNPGLARQMIFKEDRERFFHCFDQIRNRQPSACTFRMRSSNGTTGWLKIMAMPDPAFPTCSVGLLMDIGPHVNTILSIEGRPGLSDKIDLLDDPVLLIRFSDRKVFMANQAAQRMLHYPAKDIPTLDLDRILQKNSGVKLFQIYEGLIFSDCWNGELNVTDSMGRHHQCMARIQAIARDEENLLWVTLTHMNSCLACKGVPVRGNESVPSLEISEAMGTCTTIKDLLQTMLNALPPNSPTDAIMLSRIFIAENKVLVTGAGGPFETIPENHTHPYEGSIAENIVRFNLPHHVVMETSKSIKPIDWALFIPRGIHSYYAQPFFDNDVLTNVLIFCSSLPGNYDPDAPAPLHELYPEFLNGLKRCLKAAG, from the coding sequence ATGCCTACGCCCCTTGAAAGCACGGAAGCACGGGACGACGAGTGCATGGCCGCCTATCTGGCCATGCTGCCAGCTCTTGCCTGGCGCGTCGACATCGTGCGCAATGATATCACCTTCCTCAACGCGCACACCATCCCCTCACTCGGGGAGCAGGCAAAGTCGGTTCTCCAGAATCCCGGACTTGCCAGACAGATGATCTTCAAAGAAGACCGCGAACGGTTCTTCCACTGTTTCGATCAAATTCGCAATCGCCAGCCCTCAGCCTGCACCTTCCGCATGCGCTCTTCAAACGGCACTACGGGTTGGCTCAAGATCATGGCCATGCCCGACCCGGCGTTTCCCACCTGCTCTGTAGGACTGCTCATGGACATCGGTCCTCACGTGAACACAATCCTTTCCATCGAGGGACGTCCGGGTCTAAGCGACAAAATCGACTTGCTGGACGATCCGGTCCTGCTCATCCGCTTCTCCGATCGCAAAGTATTTATGGCCAACCAGGCCGCGCAAAGAATGCTGCACTACCCCGCCAAGGACATTCCGACCCTGGATTTAGACAGGATACTCCAAAAAAATTCCGGGGTAAAACTGTTCCAGATATATGAGGGGCTGATCTTTTCCGACTGCTGGAACGGTGAACTGAACGTGACCGACAGCATGGGCAGGCATCACCAGTGCATGGCCCGTATCCAAGCGATCGCCCGAGACGAAGAAAATCTGCTATGGGTCACGCTGACTCACATGAACAGCTGCCTGGCATGCAAAGGAGTACCCGTGCGCGGCAACGAATCCGTGCCATCCCTGGAAATCAGCGAAGCCATGGGCACGTGCACGACCATCAAGGATCTGTTGCAAACCATGCTCAACGCCCTGCCCCCGAATTCGCCCACGGACGCCATCATGCTTTCACGCATCTTCATCGCTGAAAACAAGGTGCTGGTCACCGGCGCGGGGGGGCCCTTCGAAACCATTCCAGAAAATCACACACATCCTTACGAGGGGTCCATCGCTGAAAACATCGTCCGCTTCAATCTACCGCACCATGTGGTCATGGAAACGTCCAAGAGCATCAAACCCATCGACTGGGCCCTGTTCATTCCGCGAGGCATTCACTCCTACTATGCACAACCTTTTTTCGATAACGACGTTCTGACCAACGTGCTGATCTTCTGTTCGAGCCTGCCCGGAAACTACGACCCGGACGCCCCAGCCCCGCTTCATGAACTCTATCCCGAATTCCTCAATGGTTTGAAACGTTGCCTCAAGGCGGCCGGTTAG
- a CDS encoding FadR/GntR family transcriptional regulator, with protein sequence MASTQRPILCQKVADMLKGTSFSVGDRLPGERRLAEMFDTSRNTIREVLCNLETMGYVEIRQKSGCYLKSKDGRISWNQLRRRKSQIATRQILDTLTLVIPTLAREQASRLTTSDVDTLESATARLGEAIVNFDSTVFTRAYIAFFLALAKISANDYLILLMKELQAAAHNLEHAGTGLAEVQTGFLFEYHVELFNALKSSRADEAEKLALQCMHTFASIVLPGE encoded by the coding sequence ATGGCATCAACTCAACGCCCCATTCTCTGTCAAAAAGTCGCAGACATGCTTAAAGGGACATCTTTTTCCGTTGGAGACCGGCTGCCCGGCGAGCGCCGCCTCGCGGAGATGTTCGACACCAGCCGCAACACCATTCGCGAAGTGCTCTGCAACCTCGAAACCATGGGCTATGTGGAAATTCGCCAAAAGAGCGGATGCTACCTCAAAAGCAAGGATGGCCGCATCAGCTGGAATCAACTCCGCAGACGCAAGTCGCAAATCGCCACGCGGCAGATTCTGGACACCCTGACTCTGGTGATTCCAACTCTCGCCCGCGAACAGGCCTCCCGGTTAACCACCTCGGATGTCGATACGCTGGAAAGCGCCACTGCCCGCCTAGGCGAAGCCATCGTCAATTTCGACAGCACCGTCTTCACCCGGGCCTACATCGCCTTTTTTCTGGCTTTGGCGAAAATCTCGGCCAACGACTACCTGATCTTGCTCATGAAGGAACTCCAGGCTGCGGCGCACAACCTGGAGCACGCAGGAACCGGGCTGGCCGAAGTGCAGACAGGCTTTCTCTTCGAGTACCATGTGGAGCTTTTCAACGCTCTGAAGAGTTCCAGAGCCGACGAGGCCGAAAAACTGGCCCTTCAGTGCATGCACACCTTTGCCTCCATCGTGCTTCCCGGGGAATGA
- a CDS encoding chloride channel protein produces the protein MRAFFRSLFKIPMELAHSYHSVLSFKWLALGIVVGAMTGLGAVLFYVAIEWLQHLLLTTWAGFSLPVPAGENLFSGEAGAFRPWLLFVFLGVIGLFTGYLLRRFVPQTRHGGTDGTDTMIKAFHHQEGHITPSVPAMKVGTSILTIAAGGSAGREGPISLLGAGCGSWLAGKLRLSAKERRILLLAGAAGGLGAIFRAPLGGALTAVEVIYREDFEAEALLPSIISSVVSYSLFTLVFGSEPIFGIPKFEFSDIRELPVYAILGLVCAATGWFYVRTFRFIKFKVFWPLTDRFGFVPAVALGGLGMASIGYQFPELLGGGQGWLELAMLGKLSVTMMAGMIVGKTLATSVVLGSGMSGGMFAPALFVGGMSGGVVGTLAQRLFPSVVVEPGGYVLVGMAAFFSGVANAPIGPLVMVCELTQGYGLLAPLMLATAIALVLGRNVSLYENQVDNKFESPAHVGDATINILEREKVEAHYKPSRVTIVEEGTHFGALTDIIVNSNELCFPVRGADDRITGMLAVQDLRKVLFEDTLCELLVAGDVARKVVVLRPDEDLYTALLKFVESDLPQLPVVDSENPTKVLGMLAREDVFTAYAKTLRTMKELT, from the coding sequence ATGCGCGCGTTTTTCAGGTCTTTGTTCAAGATTCCCATGGAGCTGGCTCACAGCTACCATTCCGTACTGAGTTTCAAGTGGTTGGCGCTCGGAATCGTGGTCGGGGCCATGACGGGCCTCGGGGCCGTGCTCTTCTATGTCGCTATCGAATGGTTGCAGCATCTGCTGCTTACGACCTGGGCCGGTTTCAGCCTGCCGGTGCCGGCGGGGGAGAATCTGTTTTCAGGCGAGGCAGGAGCTTTTCGGCCCTGGCTGCTCTTTGTCTTTCTGGGCGTGATTGGCCTTTTCACGGGCTACCTCCTGCGGCGCTTCGTGCCCCAGACCCGTCACGGCGGCACGGACGGGACCGACACCATGATCAAGGCCTTTCATCATCAGGAAGGGCACATCACGCCTTCCGTGCCGGCCATGAAGGTGGGTACGTCCATCCTGACCATCGCCGCCGGAGGCAGCGCCGGACGCGAAGGGCCCATCTCCCTGCTCGGGGCCGGATGCGGTTCCTGGCTGGCCGGCAAGCTGCGTCTCTCGGCCAAGGAGCGGCGCATCCTGCTTCTGGCGGGGGCGGCCGGAGGCCTTGGCGCAATTTTTCGCGCTCCCCTGGGCGGTGCGCTCACTGCTGTCGAGGTCATCTACCGAGAGGACTTCGAGGCCGAGGCGCTGCTCCCTTCCATTATCTCCTCCGTGGTTTCGTACTCCCTCTTCACCCTGGTTTTCGGGTCCGAGCCCATTTTCGGGATTCCCAAGTTCGAATTTTCCGACATCCGCGAGCTTCCCGTCTACGCAATCCTGGGGCTGGTTTGCGCGGCCACGGGTTGGTTTTACGTACGCACCTTTCGCTTCATCAAGTTCAAGGTGTTCTGGCCCCTGACCGATCGGTTCGGATTTGTACCGGCAGTGGCCTTGGGCGGATTGGGCATGGCCAGTATAGGCTACCAGTTCCCGGAGCTGCTGGGCGGCGGGCAGGGCTGGCTGGAGCTGGCCATGCTCGGCAAGCTGTCCGTGACCATGATGGCCGGGATGATCGTGGGCAAGACGCTGGCCACATCCGTGGTTCTTGGTTCGGGCATGAGCGGCGGCATGTTCGCCCCGGCCCTCTTTGTTGGCGGCATGAGCGGCGGCGTGGTCGGCACCTTGGCCCAGCGCCTGTTTCCTTCCGTGGTGGTCGAGCCGGGGGGCTATGTTCTGGTGGGCATGGCGGCCTTTTTTTCCGGTGTGGCCAATGCGCCCATCGGCCCGCTGGTCATGGTCTGCGAGCTGACCCAGGGCTACGGCCTGCTCGCTCCGCTGATGCTGGCCACGGCCATCGCGCTGGTTCTGGGGCGGAACGTGTCCCTGTATGAAAATCAGGTCGACAACAAGTTCGAGTCCCCGGCCCATGTCGGCGACGCGACCATCAACATTCTTGAACGGGAAAAGGTCGAGGCGCACTACAAGCCGAGCCGGGTGACCATCGTGGAGGAAGGGACGCATTTCGGCGCCCTGACCGACATCATCGTCAATTCCAACGAATTGTGTTTTCCGGTGCGCGGCGCGGATGACAGGATAACCGGGATGCTTGCGGTGCAGGATCTGCGCAAGGTCCTGTTCGAGGATACCTTGTGCGAATTGCTCGTGGCCGGCGATGTGGCCCGAAAGGTCGTCGTGTTGCGGCCTGACGAGGACCTGTACACGGCCCTGCTCAAATTCGTGGAATCGGATCTGCCCCAGCTGCCCGTGGTGGACAGCGAGAATCCCACCAAGGTGCTCGGCATGCTGGCCAGGGAAGACGTATTCACGGCCTATGCCAAGACCTTGAGGACCATGAAGGAACTGACCTGA
- a CDS encoding bifunctional riboflavin kinase/FAD synthetase, which yields MHCVTWPDQISGLEKGSCVTIGNFDGVHIGHQRLIARVRDLAAGFGLPSVVITFEPHPLRFFTGKKTPPFITLYEQRSELIRALGIDHLLCLEFNQELASMSPEDFVRRILVEGLHVRELVIGYDYAFGKGRGGNYSLLTRLGQQWGFGVEQLEPVMVDQAIVSSTRIRDLVEAGDVWAAKPLLGRFYRVSGTVVHGQNRGGRLLGFPTANMHLVDELFPKTGVYCCWAELDGELHQAVANIGYNPTFGNDVLSVEVHIMDLNEDLYGRALKVHFVQRLRGERKFSGLDELKAQIGKDITLARTILVLPEARLV from the coding sequence ATGCATTGCGTTACTTGGCCGGATCAGATCAGCGGCCTGGAAAAAGGGTCCTGCGTCACCATCGGCAATTTTGACGGGGTCCATATCGGACACCAGCGTCTCATTGCCCGGGTGCGGGACCTGGCTGCCGGTTTCGGCCTGCCGTCGGTGGTCATCACCTTCGAGCCCCATCCCCTGCGTTTTTTTACGGGAAAGAAAACCCCGCCTTTCATTACACTTTATGAACAACGGTCCGAACTCATCCGTGCCCTGGGCATAGATCATCTGCTCTGTCTTGAATTCAACCAGGAACTGGCGAGCATGAGCCCCGAGGATTTCGTGCGCCGCATTTTGGTTGAAGGCCTGCATGTCAGGGAATTGGTCATCGGTTATGACTACGCGTTCGGCAAGGGCCGGGGCGGCAATTACTCCCTGCTCACTCGGCTTGGGCAGCAGTGGGGCTTCGGCGTCGAGCAGCTTGAGCCCGTGATGGTCGATCAGGCCATTGTCAGTTCAACGCGCATCCGCGATCTGGTCGAGGCCGGGGACGTCTGGGCAGCCAAACCCCTCCTGGGACGATTCTACCGCGTGTCCGGAACCGTGGTTCACGGACAGAACCGTGGCGGGCGTCTGCTTGGTTTTCCCACCGCCAACATGCATCTTGTCGATGAGCTTTTTCCCAAGACGGGCGTGTACTGTTGCTGGGCCGAACTGGATGGAGAGCTTCATCAGGCCGTGGCCAACATCGGTTACAACCCGACCTTCGGCAATGATGTGCTTTCCGTCGAGGTGCATATCATGGATTTGAACGAGGACCTGTACGGACGCGCACTGAAGGTGCATTTCGTGCAGCGCCTGCGGGGTGAACGCAAGTTTTCCGGGCTCGATGAACTCAAGGCGCAGATCGGCAAGGACATCACCCTGGCCCGGACCATCCTGGTCCTGCCCGAAGCCAGGCTGGTCTGA